The DNA segment CCGTCGTCGTCGATTCTCCCCTCTCCCGCCGCGCCCACCTCGACCGCCTCCTCGTTCTGGCCcacggcgccgccgccgccggggtcgtcgtcgtcgagtgccGCCCCAAGGACGCGGCCGAGTGGCGCCGCCGGCTGGAGGCGAGGGGCGCCGCCGCGGGGAGCGGCGAGGAGGGGTGGCACAAGCCCGGGACGTGGGAGGACCTGCAGCGGCTGCTGGAGGGCTACCAGGGGTGCACCGACTTCGACGTCAGCGACGTGCCGAGGCTCGTCGTGGACACCACCGCGGCCGACGAGATGGTGGCGACGGTGCTCGAGTTCATCAGAAGCGCTCGATAACAACATAATACAACGAATTGGATATTTGGGAGAAAAGAAGACATATTTGCATCAGCACTCGATCAATTGAAGGCTGTCTTAACTTCTGCACATTGAAACACAGGAAAACATGGCAGAAGACCGAAGAATAGAATTGGCAGATGCTTATTCACACAGTCTCTGATCTGTTCTATCTTGTTGCTCATTATCTCTGTAAATTGGAACGAAGAAGAACCATCTGGCATAAAGTGTAATGTATGATGTGCATAAAGCACTTGttcattttgtatcaataaaacaTACAAAGggtttatatatataatctaaattTACATATATTATTCTGTATtcaacaaaaaatataaattccGTTGCCGGGATTTGAACCCGGGTCGCCTGGGTGAAAGCCAGGTATCCTAACCGGACTAGACGACAACGGAATATGTCATCATTTCATACAGAAATTTGAAATATCAGATATAAATCTGGCAAGTCAGAATAATTTATATTCCATTGGTCCTTCCAAACATACTATTGACCTCAGAAATTAAGGATTTACTACGTGGAGTGAATCTAAGTGTTCGGTAGCAGTCATTCTCGTCACGCTTCCGATAGAAGACATGGTTGATTGGATGTTGATGTGTGAGCCTGAACCGGTGATGACATCCAATCAAGCtccgtaaataataataataataataataataataatttgctaGTCGACCGACTGAAATCGATGGAAGACTGACAGCTATCACGTCAACGAGACAAAATTAGTGCGGATGACAGCTACGAATGCGCTGGCAGCGTTCCACGCCAGCTGACGCTGTCGGAACAGTCTGCGGTACCTCCACAGACCACAAAAGCCATACGAGTGAGTGCCCACGTGCACCGCCCCCTTGAAAGCTTCACCCAATACCTGTCTTCAGCCATTCCCAATCTTACTTGGAGATCAAATATAACAGAGGCATTAAGAGAGACGCTGTATGTCAAAAATGTTCCTGCTATGATTCCTCAAACAAGCAAATGCTACAAATGAAGACAacctttctgctactgatcactcGCTCTTAGAAAAATCATAGAAAGAATTAATGCTCCGAATTAGTCATTcggacacacacacacaaaaaatccATCGAACAATCACATTTCACCTGTACAGTGGGAGGAAGGAAAATAAGAAAGTGGCGGAGGAGAATGTTCATCACCGCAGGGTGGCAGATGATGACAGCCCCCTGCGGAGCTTGTGGGAGAAGAGACGGCAGGCGTTCATGCTGAGATCCACGGCCGCGGCGAGCGCGACGAAGGCCGCCGCGTCCTCGGCGCACCCGACGTGCTGCACCCCGACCTCCACCGCGGGGGGGCCGCCCGTCCCCTCGCTGGCCACCGTGGACGACATGACGAACCCGCGGTAGCCCCGGCACGGCGACGGCCTGCGAACCAATTCGCCGCTGCGCCCCGACGAGGAGGGCGTCCGCGCCAGGGGGTTGCCGCCTGCGCCGGTGAGATCGATGGCGAACTTGCCGCCCTTGGAGGCGCTGATGGTGGACTCGGCGAGGGTGACGCCGGGGCCAGCGGCGGTGTCAGGGAGGAGCTCGAAGCGGTAGCCGAGGCCGTCGCCGGCGGGGCCGCCCCCCCGCTCGCGCCAAGCCTCGAGGCGGCCCCAGGGCTGCCAGGTGCCGTCGCCGGGGCGGAGGATGAGCCAGGCGCCGGGGTTGGAGCGGCTGACGCGGTCGGTGCCGGGAGAAGCGACGAAGGGGGTGACCATGGAGGCCAGAGCCACGGGGGAGCCGGAAAGGTCGTGGACGGTGACGGACCACCCCTTGCGCTCTTTCCCCAGGCGCTCCCGCTCCGATCCCATGGACGAACGCCACCTCCGCGAACTGCTCGGTTCAGATTGCGCAGACCTAAACAGA comes from the Musa acuminata AAA Group cultivar baxijiao chromosome BXJ1-10, Cavendish_Baxijiao_AAA, whole genome shotgun sequence genome and includes:
- the LOC103969479 gene encoding uncharacterized protein LOC103969479 translates to MPSEMEKQPPPLIVAMKGHPGTGKSTLARAISAALACPLLDKDDVRDCTLPVQHALSDTGTAVAAAGLLNDLSYSVIWRLAATQLRLGLSVVVDSPLSRRAHLDRLLVLAHGAAAAGVVVVECRPKDAAEWRRRLEARGAAAGSGEEGWHKPGTWEDLQRLLEGYQGCTDFDVSDVPRLVVDTTAADEMVATVLEFIRSAR
- the LOC135594616 gene encoding uncharacterized protein LOC135594616, with the protein product MDPCPFVRVLVGNLALKGPVAARPAGGSGVHPSAHPCFATVRLDKHPSRHTAAVPLLPPDDADAPPPPAAASLAAGFHLSKADLDRIAGGSFFSPASASGAGTAKLKVAIYSGGRGTTCLLRSRRLLGRVSLPLDLRETAEGRAVVFHSGWVALGKGASAAAKAQLYLTVKAEVDPRFVFEFDGEPERNPQVFQVQGNRRQPVYTCSFGCRHHSGDWNWGSRSAQSEPSSSRRWRSSMGSERERLGKERKGWSVTVHDLSGSPVALASMVTPFVASPGTDRVSRSNPGAWLILRPGDGTWQPWGRLEAWRERGGGPAGDGLGYRFELLPDTAAGPGVTLAESTISASKGGKFAIDLTGAGGNPLARTPSSSGRSGELVRRPSPCRGYRGFVMSSTVASEGTGGPPAVEVGVQHVGCAEDAAAFVALAAAVDLSMNACRLFSHKLRRGLSSSATLR